Part of the Lotus japonicus ecotype B-129 chromosome 6, LjGifu_v1.2 genome, CCATACCTTTGGTAATAAGAAGACAACAGCATGACCTTGTTTACCCAGCCGAGCTGTTCGACCAACTCTATGTATGAAAACATTTGGATCTTGAGGAGGATCGTACTGCGCCACAACAGGGCATATATTAATTGTATTCTATACAAATAAGCGTTAAAATGGTAAATATCAAGAAAATATGTGGACCACTGGACCACCAAGTATAGTATACTTTGCCAACCAAAAGATAGAGAACAAAAGAAGATGCAACACAATCAGTGGACACAACAGTAAAATCAATATGGTCACAGAGCTACCTGCACTATACAATCTACACCTGGTATGTCAAGTCCACGTGCTGCAACATCGGTACATAGAAGAATTCCATTTGAAAGGGATGTAAATGAAGCAAGTGCTTTCTCCCTGACAGTCTAGACggaaagaataaataaatagacaGTTAATACAAGTTATAAGGTTCAACAATAATAATGAGtaatgttagaatataatataaaaccattcatgtgacccttactcaacagcttaagcttttggaataATTGGTTGTTTAACATGGTACCGTGTTCTTTTGGAAACACAATGTTAATTTGCATAATAGTACACTTTAATTTTGACAAATGCTAACAGCCAAATCTATACCTGCTTCATCTTTCCATGAAGAGGGATCAATGAGAAGCCTTTTAAAACAGAAATGTGAGGAAGGACAGTTCCCCAAAAGTCAACGCAAGCACAAGTCATGAAATATCTGCATTAGAGCCAAAGCAATGCTTTGAGTTTGATAAACTATTCTTCAACCACTCAAATCACATGATGAATTATTAATAAAGTGAAACTcacattataatttttttagagCGGTTCTTAACAAGGAAATCTACTAGCTGTGATGGCTTCTTATCTGCCTCACACTCCAAGTACTGCAATCTCAAGGAAAATAAGAGAATGAATATATAAGAAAGGGTGAGCAATAACCGTATAGTGAATCTTATAGAAATACATGAAACATATTATATCGATTCGAGTAAGAATGCCAGGCCGAGATGAGCTGCAGGATTACCCAAAATTATTGAAGAAATTACATTACTATGAAAGAGTAAGTTTGGAATCAACAGATAGCAAAGTTACATCTAATATGCAGCACACAGGCATGCCACGTATGTGGTACCTCAAtgtgaagacctgaaggtgtcTTGGAAGATTCTAGTTGTTTTGCTGTTGCAGGATCATTTGCTCTTTTAGTTTCTGCTCGAACTTCAACCCGCACAGGGTTCCTCAATCCTGCTTTAGCAAGCTCTTCTACAGCCTCAGTTTGAGTAGCAGAGAACAAACCAGTTCTACGAAGCTTGGGCAACTGAGTTATAATGGAAGTTAACTGCTTCTGAAATCCCATATCTAAGAGTCTATCAGCCTCATCCAAAATCAATATCTGTAAGAGAAAAGATAATCACAATAATGTCAACTAATTGATTTAGCAAAAAAGTACATCAAGTTAGACATTATCAATTCCAGTCAAACTTTCCAGCTGCAGCTAGTCCATAACATAACTGCAAGAAGCCGGGAACCTGTAGCCCTCTGCCAATGCATAAATTCCAAAGACAATGGATCTTAAAGCATGGATTCAAAATTACTTTTTCAGCATGACCAAAGTCATCCATGGAAGTCAATAGCGAAACCAATACCTCAAGTTCTTTAAAATCCAAGATATCCATCCGATTCATAATGTCATGTAACCGCCCAGGTGTGCCGATCAATATGTTCACTCCTTCTTCCTCAATTTTCTTCATGTCTGCTTTTACATCCACTCCACCAACGAGGAGCATGGACTTAATATTCACTAAAGTTGAAATGAAAGGTTGTGCAACATGATATATCTGGGATGATAGCTCCCTTGTAGGAGATATAATTATTCCTAGTACCTACAAATAACAAAAAGCATAAACAAAAATTGAACACATTTTTCGGTTTATCAAAGTATCCTCCCACCCGACAGGTGAAATACTAAACTCCGGGGTACGGCCCGGCACCAAAGTGGGGACCACTCCCaaccttttttgtttttttcgtACACATGGATTCAGGAATTTTCGTACACATGGATTCAGGAATCGAACTCAGGATCACATGCTTACCCGAGCCTCTTCCACACGGACCAACGGTAAAAATGATTGAACACATTACAATGAGAAaccaaattattttatttatttttgataaAAATTCTTAACCCAAACACAATCAAGCTCaacaaaataattttgaattagCATACACTACtccattaaaattaaaaaaagactaACATACACTACGagcctgtttggttttcagttgggCAACAAGTGTGTGCATTGAAAATCGTAATCTCGAATTCTAATGAGAATATGAAGGAAGGAACCTGGTGAGGCTTGGGTTTAGGGGAAGAGCGGCGAAGAATCTCAACAAGAGGGAGGACAAAAGCTAGGGTTTTGCCGGAACCGGTGGCGGCGTCGACGGCGACGTCCTTGAAGCTGCATAGCAAAGGAATCGTGGCGGCTTGAACAGGGGTGCAGAAGTCGAACCCGGAGTCTGTTAGGGCTTGGAGAACCGGCTCAGATAGTGGCGGGTTCAGCTCGGAGAAACGCGTGCTGGTTAACGCTTTGTTTGGGAACTCGGAAGAATCCATGGATGGTGGATGGCTCCTACGCCGTGTTCACTGTGTTTGTGTAGATTTCTTCTTTCGTTTGTTGTTCCATATTTTAGGGTAATgttaaatcttgaaatttgcagGTTAAATGAAAATAACACGAAAGACCCTTCCTGAATCTTTAATTGCCAAGTCACCCCTCCTCGGTTAGcgaatttaattttagtttttcgACGGAAGAATGATGTTAAGTGGCgatcatttttataattaccaTTTGTCAAATgattaaaatcaaactcacttaCAAAATCAGTGAATAATTTGACTATTATCCTTTTTTTATAAcatactagtactttttacccgtgcgatgcacggggatattcatttttgtttattgcgtaaaattttaaaatatgtgttattgttgttatatGTATTAAAAGATTATGGACATTCATATTAATATCACCTACACCTATCATTATAATATCTTAATGTGTACCAAATTGTAAAGTGTGTTAAATTTTCACTACCGCTATACATTAGGGTGGATGGTATTAATAAGGGTGTGTGTAGTATTTTTAACAATGGCCATAGATAATTTACGGattaataaatgataaaatctaattttagatataataaaatattagtttgtaagtatttttttcatgataaatgtgtttgtttttgttttgcaaaaaggaaactattatatatatatatgtgtgtgtgtgtttcttTTCATGCTTATTTATATTAATCAATAAACATATAaaaagaaatcgaagaaataaaagggagtaaaaaaaaaagaaaaaatgaaaatacgtGAGAGTTTTAAATTGTGCAAATTATGTGAGGTAAATTTGATGTGTATTTAGGTAATTTTCATatagattttaaatttttgtttcaTGTGGAATGAAAGTAACTTTCCCCCTTAGGAGAGATAACCTCACAATGATATGGATATTCACGACTTGAACATAATTTCCTTCAAAGAAAGACATCTTAtccaaaaagaaagtaattttcatttttttttttgaggtaaCAGTAGTTTTCATATAGAATAATTGTTGATTGagcacaaaaacataaaaaaattgaaaaatatgaaCAGATTGTGACTCAGGAAGTTTCAATTCAAGTCCTAGTATTGTGACCCGTGAAATACACAGAgatattaatttttgtttataatgtgtattttttcatattcttagttcttttttatagatttattaaaagaagaattataagataaaagaaaaaaattcattttaattaTAAGAATTGTTGAATCTGCTTCACACCAGTGCTATCATGCCTGAAGCTGATGAGTTTAGTGGAGGTTTTTGGGAGTTTATGTATCTTGGAGTTTTGACGGATCAGTTTTGCAGTTTTTTTTAAGTGAAGAAAATGTTTTTACTTAGATATCCAGATAATTTACTATGGAGTATCCGAGTATGTATATGAATCTCATCATAGAAAAGAAGAGCTAACCTAGAACAAATTAGCATCCTTGACTGACCGAATCCCAAAATAATTTGTGCACTTGATATTTTCATTGTTGCATATTGAGTTTCTCTTAGTTGCATGTAAGCTAAGCTACTTAACGCTCAATTCCCAGTATGCTTCCATCAAACATGGTTCCTTTCAACTATGCACCCAAtctcaatcttcatcatcagcaTCCCAAGTTTTTGGTCTTACACAGATAAACTATCACAACTAAAATTTCTTCGTTATTTTCTTGGCTTAAGTACGCCACTATCGGGCTCGCGCAACATAAATATGCCTATTTGTCTTCCCATCCTTTTCACTTTCTATTAATCCACCTTTTTGAACTAAATGTCCAGTAACGtctaaataataaaatgatGATTATTACTGAACTACAGTGTAGAACATGCAATGCTTCTGTTGTATGAGAAGTAACCTAGCAAGTATTAGTCATTAGCGGTTGTCTGAATTTTAGGAAATTGTATAAAATCATATTTTGCTCCAGGAATTGTGTCACTTGTAGTCtcttaagcttttgagatgcCCATTAAAGTAATCTTGTATTTATGCTTCGTGACTCTACAATTCTGAATCACATAAACTTGTCATTCGCACAATGTGTCACTAAACTGTGTCATTTGACTCCGGGCAATGGTTGCATGGATCTTTGagtgttattttattttcaaaacgaAAATTTTCAATTATAAAAATTCATGTTTTTTAATGGTAACAATAAATAGTTTGAATTAGGTACCATGGAATTGAAAAAAACTATGAAAATAGAATACCTGTTCATCAAGAGCAACTTAATACTATTAAAAACTTGAGGTTTTTTGAAATCTCTTATTTCTTACACATGGAGCACACGAACTTTGatctttcatttgtttttttctgCGGATATATCGGATACCTTATGAAAAGTTTGGGTCATCCTACTTAACAAAAAGTTGAGAATATCAAAAAGGAAATATTTGGTTAGGTGTTTCAATTTTAcatgatgaaatcaagttgaagatcatcatgaaaaaaaaacatgtgagAACACATGTAAACATTCTAGGTTAGTACACCAACAGTTACCCCTTGAATATATGTACCTAGGAAAATGTCTTGAAGCTTGAccctttgaaaaaataaaagcaaataCATAAACAAAGCTTATTTGATTAGCACGTGTCTTATTTATATACTTGTAGAGATAcaggttgtaacaccccgatttcggtggcgtcactttagtaaccgaaaagaaaataaagcggaaaaacgtgaatattttttttcgatatttgttttaagtaaataaaagacttgtcgaaataaagactcatcgACGAAAGATTTACACAACTAATGTAccatatatttacagcccccgctgtaagtagagaaccacgtcacgagtaacctccagtgacgggaagtagccGCAAGtagtgcccgtaggcaatatgtacaataccaagtgaaaggtcaagtgttcgcaatacagtcctccaaaatgaaagtaggtcagcccaaaacagcccgaagacctcctagtccgaccaactctctgtgatttccataaagaaaactACACAAAAAGTTAacggtcgggaacctaccctgccccaaaatacgaaCATGAAGACCAGAGCTATaactctactcctaccctaatcatGTCCAAAGGAGTACACCCTAGCACTCacaactacatgctagcgtgatcatcgtccgaatcagaatccaggacgactaggtcaatGTCTGTGACCATCCCTCCTGTCGCTGCTACTACAAGCTCCTGTTCTGGTCTCTCGGGTCTAGAACCCGAACCAAGGTCAGCAGTGACGGCAACAGTAGGTGAACTAGAGCCcaaagaagtccctcccacatactcctcctccgaggggtcctcgtcgtcagaagacgacggtggtggtggtgctcctactccGGGTCCGCAGTGtacgccgggtggcaggttgaagctgacggtgtaatgcctcagaactccctccgtcaagtgtcccagaaTGTCGACACGATCTTCCATTATTCTCCCTGAGTAGGTCGCtctgtggccagcggggtcgaccacccaagagccggggatctcctgatctaacatctcaaacctagtcccccccgaagggtggaccatcgtgaaccaatccggcatgaacatctgacaaaaggcgtagtccgcccaaacacacacagaaggcgcgagggtcaactccaaagaattacataagtaatacacccagtaggtaaagattaaggaatagctacttaggcttagaagtttgtgatagcattataaattgtataatttccaatgaatataaatgacaaataatgacaattagcatgtatcaaataagattaacaagtaacaatcacactcggcaactaagtcagtatgcatggtgcatgaatgagatgccgaggaacaagatgcaatccggaaggatggacaccatcgagtcagccctaacaccggccaaggtgggaccatttctgctcgggcgtctcttataccaaacaaaatgtagtcagatcagcagtgaacccgtaggtctgccatttccgtttgctactaagaatcaccgtagtgttcttatatggaaatccgggtcttaggaccattttggaatccatcgaggtccgacttcctgccgtgtataaacctcaaaatgtgtgcatgaatgcaaagtgattagccaaacaacatctccgacctcactcgtcacgtcgtcacgtgttctagctaacttattgtctctaaaaagaataccctaaggtaaaagtcgattctgcgacaaaagacaattaaatataaaaagagtgcaatcactcatgataacttctcgagtcatccgactcatctaattTGATGGTCAAAACTActcagcgagcgaagagtaacaatgtacttggaaacttatagttccctgacttatccgttagatagtcaaataaataaactgctcatcgagcaaagagtataaaatactcagaaacttattagttttcctaaatcttggattcggcaacacttctcattttccaaagctaatatccaaaccctaagctttcatctgagatcGTTATTATtctttaaagggttcagaggttgtttaatgtattatgaattttccttgtgaaatggttttccatttagttttgtctctaatcttatgagttgaaaagatcccataatcccaagtaattcccagagaaggtctcgatccactaaaatattactaagggcccgaacctccgtccgtcccgtcaaactttcccaaagtCTCATGATAAGTTCTGGCATAACTGGCCGTTTATCCTCTCcaacgtacaacagatataagTGTAAtctcataatcaaagtaacacaatccaacagtcatgacacatatatcaacacatcctagattaaccatttagcacatagcatgtgaatcaatatcaacacatcctagattaaccacttagcacatagcatgtgaatcaatctaaaaaacaattcaagcgataaatgattatcatttgtcagccgtagcctcagaaaacatttttcccagtcaaacacaatcaattgcataaacaataaatcaagtcgaattcgtcgacacctaaagcattagctagtattcagtgagtagccctcacctgtaggtctTCCAGCGTGTTCCTCAAGCTCCccttcacaaccttcctcttcggctccacagaattcctcaaacgaaccttagagcaaaatcacataattcaatcacaatgagtcagaaactcagcaaacaataactactagggttacacgaagcattataaactccgaagtacgataatctaacgcgttaagacaagttttcgaaaaaagaattttcctcccccccttggaggtgctctcggccacacacactaattgtgtgcgccgatttttcttcgatcaaacttaggctatcattagtcgtaactaaggcgaatcaaagctcggaaaaattatcggatcgaaaactgtcgcaggggtattttggtcaatatttttagctcagaatttcaaaattggaatttcgaaaaacaaattggatggggacgtcaccaacgacgtttatgacaactaatcctactagcgctaagctaagtcgagagttttcagcctaaaaaatgaaactttggctaaaaatgggttttgcaagcagaattggaattcgacggcatttcggcgacattcggcaaaatgtaatccgctaaacatgctcttgggcatgcagggaataagtttagacagagaaatcgagttatttggacagttttacaaaaagctcaaaactttgagcacagaaagacatagagaaaaacgacagaattgacgatcagaagtgagagatagcatctatacctcgatgtcttcgagtagcaacgaacggtgcagcgatcgggcaagaaacggcgaaaaactttttcttcctcctcctcctttggtgctcgcgggtttgggtttgaaatGGGGAaggttttttaaaatttttcattttcttgctatttataggttatggaaaatgcggaaaaatgaaaatttcgcgattccgattttttcctgcgcattcctctgtgaattctaagataggttctggcgacagaattccagaactcaaaacaggtttcttggaattaaggcaaacggtccaaagtcggtgtaaatcgattttacccgaaaaactactttttgcagttgatgtcggatgagaaaacttcgttctgaagaaagattcaaaacatcgacagaaataggtgtacacgtgtggaatcttcgtttaaagctccgaatagaaaaagtcttcatcgtcggctgattttaggtttcttgaactatcagtgatttagtttcggcaaacttccgagtattggagtttgaccttcgtacattctagggtttcgtatcgaaacgcttgtcatagaagaattaagagaagttctaacatttctctgaagatttttggaattagtttccatcttgtctttaagtgtaaattagctatttactagcgctcttgccctaggtttaagcgaatactaatcgtgctataacttttatcgactttgatacaatccttagccttttcctgaactttctccttcacaaatttatttcattcaataaacactcgttcaggttttccttcacgttacatcgaaactaatcgtgaataggaattttattcggtttattctaagcttaaaaacttgggtctcacacagGTTAGTGAGAGTTTTTTTTAAGatgttatttaatattaaatttgtctttttgaatttcatatctcataagaaataaatataataaatttatttaaaatatttttgaagttAATAGTAGAAGTCTATAGATGGCATTGATGAAGTAAGTTCAATAGGAAGTGATAGAggagtttttttattgaatgaacttcaacttttaaggtttattattacttttaattattagttgagTACAACTTAAACaaattaaaactaataaaatgtaTCTAATGGAATTTCCTATGTTTTTTAgtgatattatatttaatattaattttgtcttatgaaatttcataactaatatgaattaaatagtaataaattttttgaaaataatattgagattaatagtagaaagttatataCTAACATTGATGGAGGAAGTTCAAAGGGAAAGGGATAGGGatggtttttatatttttttcatccCATGTTTGGGATATTTGTTTTTGTAATTAtgtatctttttatttaatattaagtttgtcgttttgaatttcataactcataataaataataataaatttatttaaaataatttgaagttaatagtaGAAGTCCATAGAATTACATTGATGAAGAAAGTTAAAGAGGAAGGGATATATGAGAGCTTTTGTTTATTGaatgacctttaacttttaaggtttattattaatattgattattagttgattaatgtTTGAAAATCTAAACTAATTGTATGTGTCTCATAGAATTCCCTATGCttttttagtgatatc contains:
- the LOC130723733 gene encoding DEAD-box ATP-dependent RNA helicase 18, producing the protein MDSSEFPNKALTSTRFSELNPPLSEPVLQALTDSGFDFCTPVQAATIPLLCSFKDVAVDAATGSGKTLAFVLPLVEILRRSSPKPKPHQVLGIIISPTRELSSQIYHVAQPFISTLVNIKSMLLVGGVDVKADMKKIEEEGVNILIGTPGRLHDIMNRMDILDFKELEILILDEADRLLDMGFQKQLTSIITQLPKLRRTGLFSATQTEAVEELAKAGLRNPVRVEVRAETKRANDPATAKQLESSKTPSGLHIEYLECEADKKPSQLVDFLVKNRSKKIIIYFMTCACVDFWGTVLPHISVLKGFSLIPLHGKMKQTVREKALASFTSLSNGILLCTDVAARGLDIPGVDCIVQYDPPQDPNVFIHRVGRTARLGKQGHAVVFLLPKEDSYVEFLRIRRVPLQEIRCSDDAPDVVPQIRSAAKKDRDIMEKGVKAFVSYIRAYKEHHCSYIFRWRELEIGKLAMGHGLLRLPLVPEVKQNSLSTKGFEPVEDINFEDIKYRDKSREKQRKKNLQVKKEAKEKEPRPKKLSKTPNAQTDMKKKTAKQRRAEQDVEDEEELMHEYRLLKKLKKGTIDENEYAKLTGTEELL